In Deferribacter desulfuricans SSM1, the following are encoded in one genomic region:
- a CDS encoding FeoB-associated Cys-rich membrane protein, giving the protein MIDFIIFVVIVTFVFFIFILFMKNKNKDGCCSHTGGSCSCNKD; this is encoded by the coding sequence GTGATCGATTTTATAATATTTGTAGTGATTGTGACATTTGTATTTTTTATTTTTATATTGTTTATGAAGAACAAAAATAAGGATGGGTGTTGTTCTCATACAGGTGGTAGTTGTTCTTGTAATAAAGATTAA